In the Panthera tigris isolate Pti1 chromosome F3, P.tigris_Pti1_mat1.1, whole genome shotgun sequence genome, actcatttttatattttccattatatttctttcattgtttttaatgtttatttacttttgagagagagagagagtgagcaagcacaatcgagggaggtacagagagagagggaaacacagaatcagaagcaggctccaggctcagagctgtcagcacagagcctgatgcagggcttgaactcatgaactgcaagatcatgatctgagctgaagtcagacgcttaaccagctgagccacccaggcacccagatttcttttgttttttaaagctgttcTCTTCCCATCATAACCTAATAGTAGGTTAATGCAAACCTACTATTGCATTATGACtttcagtttgaaaaacactaatATAGTGCTTATAGAGTATGAACTTTTTGGAACCTAAGAGATAAGCACTCAAATACTGACTCCTCCTCTTACCAAACTATCTTGCAGGTATCACTAAAACCTATCTTGgccttgtttccttgttttaaaaataaaatgtggataaaaatACCTACTACAGGGTTGCTCTGAAGATTAAAATCAAGgtctattggggcgcctgggtggctcagtcagttaagcttctgactttggctcaggtcatgatctcacagttcatgagttcaggctccacattggactctgtgctgacagctcggagcctagagcctgcttcagattatgtgtttccctctctctctggcccttcccagcTCACTGGCCCTCCCagctcacgctcagtctctctctcataaataaatacattaaaaaagaattaaaaaagaaaacatttaaaattaaggtCTAttacacttctctaaagaagacatccggatggccaacaggcacatgaaaagatgctcaacgtcgctccttaccagggaaatgcaaatcaaaaccacactcagatatcacctcacgccagtcagagtggccaaaatgaacaaatcaggagactatagatgctggagaggatgtggagaaacgggaaccctcttgcactgttggtgggaatgcaaattggttgcagccactctggaaagcagtgtggaggttcctcagaaaattaaaaatagacctaccctatgacccagcaatagcactgctaggaatttacccaagggatacaggagtactgatgcataggggcactcgtaccccaatgtttatagcagcactctcaacaatagccaaattatggaaagagcctaaatgtccatcaactgatgaatggataaagaaattgtggtttatatacacaatggggtactacatggcaataagaaagaacaaaatatggtcctttgtagcaacgtggatggaactggagagtgtgatgctaagtgaaataagccatacagagaaagacagataccatatggtttcactcttatgtggatcctgagaaacttaacagaaacccatgggggaggggaaggaaaaaaaaaaaaaaaaaaagaggttagagtgggagagagccaaagcataaaagactcttaaaaactgagaacaaactgagggttgatggggggtgggagggaggggagggggggtgacgggtattgaggagggcaccttttgggatgagcactgggtgttgtatggaaaccaatttgacaataaatttcatatattgaaaaaataaataaataaataaataaataaaataaaaaaattttttgtaattttttttgacgtttttatttatttttgagacagagagagacagagcatgaatgggggaggggcagagagagagggagacacagaatcggaagcaggctccaggctctgagccatcagcccagagcccgacgcagggcttgaactcacagactgtgagatcgtgacctgagccgaagtcggacgcttaaccaactgagccacccaggcgccccaataaaataaaattaaggtctATTAAAATCCTAGCTCAGTGACAAGACCAATATTCAGAGTGTTTACTGTGGCCAtagtttaatacattttaaatatattaatatattttattatatttaggtACCTACTCTATTTCTGAGATGTCCTCTAATAAATACTTTGcagagagcaggggtgcctgggtggctcagttaagcacccaacttcagctcaggtcatgatctcatggttcatgagtttaaggcctgtgccaggctctgtgctgacagctcagaggctgaagcctgctttagattctgtgtctccctttttctctgcccctcccctgctcacactctgtctctctttcaaaaataagtaaaacattaaaaaaaaaaaaaaaaaaaaacaacttcctaGAGAATAATACAATGTCAATTATTTCTTTGCCACTAGAGACAGAAAAGTCTAAAATATAAAGATGCCATCTTAGTTAGGTATTTCTGGCTATAATTTTCTGATCTAACACAAAAAATACTCTGGCGCTCTgataattatttcaaagtttgAGGAAACATAATTCTGAAAGTTTCAAAGttactatattcattttattaccaAAGCCTGTAGCACACAGTATATAGTATCCTTCCATTACAGAGCTGCATCTAAAGACTGAAGACTTTCTAGCAAATCATTTAGAAAGCATAAAATCTCTCTACTGTCTCGAATTAGCATTCAAACGTGTTTCTTCAATGTGGAAAATACAATCTCtatacattttgaaaactatgcaataagaaaaaattacCTAGCTAGAATTGTTCAAACTAACCTTTATTTTTCCATCAGTATGTGCTGAAGCTACAGATGTTGAAACACGGACCAATCTTGTGGctgataaatgaattttgaaGTGCCTATGGAAGTGTGAATAAAGGCAGTCCATGAATAAGTCAACTTCCTCCTGAGTAACTTCCCCGGGTGTTTTGTGGACGCTGTCCCACAAAGCTTTTGCATCCTCTGGATGTATGGCATAAGAAATGTCCAGACTTTGAGGGCTACATGGTACAGACCAAAGAAATTCAGTAGTAGCCATATATTGGTCCATTTTGCATGCAGTCCACATAGCAGCCATCCAGGAAAGATTAAACGCATTGATTGCTAAGGAACTGAAATGACAATCAAAAGTTTTCTGAAACCAGGTTCCAACTATGGCTGTATTCGTCTCTGCTCCATTTGCAAGAAATAAAGGTACACAGGTGAAATCTTCTGGAACGGTCTCCAGAAGACTGTCTCCAAATACACAGCAGAACCAACCAGTCCACAACACTTTTTGTCCTCTGTTCTCTGACGGTAATTGAGATTTTGACAgaatctacaaagaaaaaaaagggggagttCATTAAATTCAAAAGTACCTTTACTCTTAAGTCACACCTTCTCAAaattagtacattaaaaaataagaagatatatTGTATTATTTGCCAAAAAAACATAATGGGAATAATCTCCCTAATCATTATCAGGGTTTATCAAGTTAACTGACTTTCCtcctaatattttttcttttttttttttttagagagccaGGGAGCATGTAAGCGGGAAGAGGGgcaaggggtggggtggtggggtagggaggaagagagggaaagagggagagagggagagagggagagagagagagagagagagagagagagagagagagagagagagaatatcttaagcagactccatactaaGCATGgacctcaatgtggggctcaataccaCAAGTctggaatcacgacctgagcctaaatcaagagtcagacgctcaactcactgagccacccaggcactcctacctCTTAATATTCTTATTAGGACATGGTATATGGCAAGATCTTGGTGCAGCCAAAATGCAAAATAAGCACATTAAGGAATGCCAATATGGTATAACCAAGTATGCTATCcttgggggggagagggggccctCAAAATTTCAACTTCAGAAGGGACTATAAAAAGTCACATATTCAATGTGTTTGAATTCTTCCATTGAGGAAGAATTCAGGATTTCCTAAGGCAGCTCTATCAACTTAACATTGTTCTTTCATATGTTAGGCACACAGTATCTACCACAGgtcctgctttcttctttatgtGCATGTAGAACAAATCAAATCTACTCTCTCTTCCACAGAAAAAGCCCTTCAAATATCTGATAATCCCAATCATACGTAATGCCAGGTTCAACATCTCCAGTTTCTTTAACATTCCTCCTATGATACACACATTATCCTGCTTACTCTGAAATTCTTCTGCATGAGAGTCATTCATAAGTGAATATAATTACTTCAAAAAGACCTAGATTATACTACTACTAATATAACCTTAGATTGCagtagttttctaatttttagttGACAGCTTTAAATTATCCCTATTCATTCTTGCTGTTAATAGGTAAATCTCCCATAATATAGAGAGGAATATATGTATTCCTATTAAAATTTAACTCTCAATTTGACCCATTGTGCCAATCCATTCAGATTTTTTAGAATCTTGGTTATATTTTCCAGCAGACTGACTAACCCTTCAAACTTCAAATTTATAAACTACATGATAAACATACCTTCCAGATATtcatagaagttttatttttaacctttatttatttttttgagacagagagagacagagcatgcacaggggagggtcagagacagagggagacacagaatccgaaacaggctctaggctctgagctgtcggcacagagcctgacgcggggctcggactcacggactgagagatcatgacctgagccaaaatcagatgctcaaccgactgagccacccaggcgccccaagatattcATAGAAGTTTTAAAGTTTGACCAGGATAAGGTGAAGAACACAGCCCAGTATCAGATCCCGTTAGAgatcatcatttaaaaagttacttttagCATATTTGCCTTCTTGTTCAAGAGACTACAAGCGATTCTCAAAAACCTTAAAGCCCAGCCAGACATGTCTATCACACTTTTATAACCTAAAAGTTGGGGAACCCTGTGAAGAAATGAGGTTTAATTTGCGAACTATTAGGACACTCTGCTAAGAGTTCAAGAGGTCATTTCTATTCTGCACTGGAACAGTTGCTTACCTGTTGACATGCAAATCACATCACTTCTCTGGGAAATCAACTGCTTCATTTGACAAAGACTGCTGTCTACCCAGTACCTACTTGTCCTTCCACAATAAAACTGTGCTTTTAATGAGATGCTTTTAAGGAGGTAGCAAAGCacccactaaaaaagaaaaatttcctagTCTGTCTTCCAACAGGGATGCAAAAAGAAGTGGTTGGGTCTTAGCAGCCTCATTAAAAACTTACTCAGGCAGGCATCCTATTTGCCCTTCCCATCTTCCCCCTACTTCCTCCTGCCTGGAACTTGCATCTAATACTTAGCGCTTCAAGAGCCATATTAGACTCCAATGTGACTTTAAGGATGGAAGCCATGCACCAAGGATGATACAGAAGATAGAAGGAGCCTAAGTTATTAATTCATGAAGCATACACCAGTCTTAAACAGATTACTCCACTTTTTTTGTAAGACAAATaaacctcggggcacctgggtggctcagtcggttgagcgtccgacttaggctcgggtcatgttctcaccgcccgtgagttcaagccccacgtcgggctctgtgctgacagctcagagcctggagtctgcttcggattccgtgtctccctctctcgctgtgcccctccctcattcatgctctgtctctctctcaagaataaataaaacattaaaaaaaaattttttttttaaataaaaagacaaataaacctCTATCAATTAACCTCAAGATAGGCATCTAATTCACTGTTATTTAGCTTTCTGTTTTATGCAGCTAAACCTACCCCTAAGACTCCTGAAGATCCTTGCCAACACCAGATCTATACCAAGTGTCAGCAAATTTTTTCTGTAAGAatcagacagtaaatattttaggctttgtaagCAACCACTCAAATGTGCTGtcgtagcacaaaagcagccatacacaataatgtaaacaaatgaaaggagttctgttccaataaaaccttatttagaaaaacatcaacaacaaaaaacaaaaacaagcagcaAATCAGATTTGACCTGCAGGCCAGTTTTCTAACCCGATCtatacagataaacaaaattagaTCTTTTCACCATTTCAGAATTTAATTTGTGGTGACTATGAGTTAACTCAGAATAAACAGAAGTAGCAGGCATGAATACTAAATCCAGTTTCTTAATAAATCAAGATAGTCATACTACTTTTAAGTAAGAGTAACTgaacatttcacaatatataatgatatgttacttttattttttatttttcatttttttaagagtgtgcatatgtgtgtgcaagtgagggggaatgggaggagagggagaatatcaagcagactccatgagcccaatgcagggcagagtcacccaggggccccgtgttacatatttgttttttgctaaaattccacttctaggaatttggTCCTAGTAAAAACCATAGAATTACACAGATATACTTATAAAATGTAGAATTCTTAATGATATGAGTAATTAcctatgacattttttttttaaagccataatGCAAAAGTATGGGCAATATGATCCCAATTTTAATAGATCCAGATAGCCAGACAGatgtatctatgttcatgagagagaTCAATCTGTCGTTTCTTAAAtaatctttgtctagttttggtattagggtaacaCTGGCCTGGcagaatgagttagaaagtattCCCTCTGGTTCTATACTCCAAAGAGactatagaattaaaataatttcttccttaattaaaCTTTTGGCAGCTTTTACCAGAACTTATCTGGGCCTGGCGCTTCCTATTTTGGAAAGTTATTAATTATTGGTTCAattaagaaattgaattggttcaAGAAACTGAATTGATTCAATTAATAAACTAAGAAATTGAACCAATAATTAATAACTTTCCAAATGAGAAGCTTACTCAGGTTGTCTATTGCCAAATAGATGTATGCCAAAATGTTAaactgtggtttttaattttctttgtatttttatgtattttctaagttttctaaaataaatattatatcatAATCATGATATTATATCATAATCATGATAtcataatcatatttattttagaaaaaccttttttttaatgtttatttatttttgagatagagagacagagtgtgagtgaggaaggggtagagacagagggagacacagaatccgaagcaggctcaggctctgagctatcagcacagagcccaacgtggggctcaaactcacaaaccgggagatcatcacctgagctgaagtcagacgcttaaccgactgagccacccaggtgccccccacaaaaaaaatctttaagttgGCCATATCTAATTACTACAATTTGGTCAAACAAGACATAAAAAAGGTTATAAATCAcaagctcaaaatatttttaaccagtAAGAAAATACCACAATTTCTAAACCAAGACAGTGCGGATTCTTTTCCTGAGAAGCAAGTACCGTTTATACAACATACCTGGACAAGAAATGCTTCAGGGTCTCTTTGTGTTCCTTTCATTCCTAGGAGAGTGGAGAAAGTCACTTTGATGTTGAAGTCTTCTCCCACTTCAACAGCAAGCCCTTTTTGCTTTTCAGCAGCAATAAATGCACTCAGAAG is a window encoding:
- the CENPL gene encoding centromere protein L; this encodes MDPYDTPESTPRHGASSRLKDYFIGATPLRKRLESVRKQASFVPTPPRRKIPQCSQLQEDNDPQKFAFLLHKQWTLYSLTPLYKFSYTNLKEYSRLLSAFIAAEKQKGLAVEVGEDFNIKVTFSTLLGMKGTQRDPEAFLVQILSKSQLPSENRGQKVLWTGWFCCVFGDSLLETVPEDFTCVPLFLANGAETNTAIVGTWFQKTFDCHFSSLAINAFNLSWMAAMWTACKMDQYMATTEFLWSVPCSPQSLDISYAIHPEDAKALWDSVHKTPGEVTQEEVDLFMDCLYSHFHRHFKIHLSATRLVRVSTSVASAHTDGKIKILCHKYLIGVLAYLTELAIFQID